In one Shinella zoogloeoides genomic region, the following are encoded:
- a CDS encoding paraquat-inducible protein A, whose product MILVVPALLVLSALCLAFGLVLPLVRFEKLYFFSETPSLIDIVLSLWGQGYGGLAVLVGLFSIVFPIVKLFGIALEATAPPQPDGKAGFLARLLPVLGKWSMMDVMLVALVIVAAKTSGMASAFTQPGLWFYAASAIMTGLLQMKLRPR is encoded by the coding sequence ATGATTCTTGTCGTTCCCGCCCTTCTCGTTCTCTCCGCGCTGTGCCTTGCCTTCGGCCTCGTTCTGCCGCTCGTGCGCTTCGAGAAGCTTTATTTCTTCAGCGAGACGCCCTCGCTGATCGACATCGTCCTCTCGCTCTGGGGGCAGGGGTACGGCGGGCTGGCGGTGCTGGTCGGCCTCTTTTCCATCGTCTTTCCGATCGTCAAGCTGTTCGGCATTGCGTTGGAGGCGACCGCGCCGCCGCAGCCGGACGGCAAGGCGGGTTTCCTCGCGCGGCTGCTGCCGGTGCTCGGGAAATGGTCGATGATGGATGTGATGCTGGTCGCGCTGGTCATCGTCGCGGCGAAGACCAGCGGCATGGCCTCGGCCTTCACGCAGCCGGGTCTCTGGTTCTATGCCGCCTCGGCGATCATGACCGGCCTTCTGCAAATGAAATTGCGGCCGCGTTGA